The Miscanthus floridulus cultivar M001 chromosome 17, ASM1932011v1, whole genome shotgun sequence genome has a window encoding:
- the LOC136516880 gene encoding protein G1-like7 yields the protein MDPSSGPAALPSSSAARGGDDDAHAPPQHHHQVQPLAQAQPQQAAAPPPQPLPPQQQLSRYESQKRRDWNTFLQYLRNHRPPLTLARCSGAHVIEFLKYLDQFGKTKVHADGCAYFGQPNPPAPCPCPLRQAWGSLDALIGRLRAAYEESGHAPESNPFAARAVRIYLRDVRDAQAKARGIPYDKKSRKRKQPAAVASGEASSSSAAAAAAAREAAGSAGDGSGGSTAAAKAAPTTGQGSATTAAAAPNSTSRV from the coding sequence ATGGATCCCTCCTCGGGGCCAGCCGCCCTGCCGTCGTCCTCGGCGGCGaggggcggcgacgacgacgcgcACGCGCCGCCGCAGCATCATCATCAGGTCCAGCCGCTGGCTCAGGCGCAGCCGCAGCAGGCCGCCGCCCCGCCTCCCCAGCCGctgccgccgcagcagcagctcaGCAGGTACGAGTCGCAGAAGCGGCGGGACTGGAACACGTTCCTGCAGTACCTGCGGAACCACCGGCCGCCGCTCACGCTGGCGCGGTGCAGCGGCGCGCACGTCATCGAGTTCCTCAAGTACCTGGACCAGTTCGGCAAGACCAAGGTGCACGCCGACGGGTGCGCCTACTTCGGCCAGCCTAACCCGCCGgcgccgtgcccgtgcccgcTGCGCCAGGCCTGGGGATCCCTCGACGCGCTCATCGGACGCCTGCGCGCCGCGTACGAGGAGAGCGGCCACGCACCGGAGTCCAACCCCTTCGCGGCCCGCGCCGTGCGGATCTACCTCCGCGACGTCCGCGACGCGCAGGCCAAGGCAAGGGGCATACCCTACGATAAGAAGAGCCGCAAGCGCAAGCAGCCGGCGGCGGTGGCCTCAGGGGAGGCGTCGTCGTcttcggccgcggcggcggcggcagcacggGAGGCCGCCGGCAGCGCCGGTGACGGGTCCGGTGGCAGCACGGCGGCGGCGAAAGCTGCACCGACCACCGGCCAGGGAAGCgccaccactgctgctgctgcaccgAACAGCACATCCCGAGTATAG